The region CTGTAGAGCGAACATAATCCCGCGAACCCTCGAGATTTTACAGAGGATAATTTATGATTCTGGGCACTGAAACTttgtggagaagaaaaaaatgggaaataataaaataacaaaagtttGAAAAATTTCAAAACGGTCTAAAAGTGGCGGGGCTGAACAGCCTTCATGCGAACCGAGCAGGAAACGCGCCGTGATCCcccttaaaccccccccccctcccgactGAAGCAGGGCACAGTAAAAAACCACAGAAACTCAGGGCCACGGGACGCATCTTCAGAGATTtacagagagcgagaggaacagagggatTATGGTAGCGgcggagggaaaagaaaaaacaggcagGAAGCGCTGTGGAAGCCAGAtcaaaagaggagaagaaagaaagagagggcagataatctctccctttctcttctcatAACAGTGAGGGCTATTCACATGCGGTTTGGTCAACCGTACATCAAATCTTGGGGTATACTCAAGAAATAACCCTGGACCTTCTTACCACAACTATTGGGGTGCATTACCATTTGATCATTTCCATCGCCAGGTTTTCTGGCTTAGAGAATTGGGGGGTTCTGTCACACTGATTTACCCAGGTGCTGCTTAGCTATGCATCCACCAATTAGCTCATTCATGTGCCACTTTTTTGGCCTAGTAAGATTATTATTCCACAGCCTTACTTATGAGAGTAGAAGGTGGGTGGGTGCGTTCACCTATGATTATTTACAAAAACttcttaaacaaaaacagaaaacaggaggaGAGAAGCCATCTTGTTCCTCTTCTTTAATCTTTCGCTactccttcctctctgtcttctccatctctccatctccatctctccactCCTGTTGTATCTGTTTGAATGTGCAAGTTAGTGATTATGTGAGTGAGTAGGTTtatattttggggggggggggtgttgggttgTGCAGGgacctctcctcccccctcacccccagctCAGTGGGACGGTGAGCAGTAGCGGGACGAGCAGAGATCTGGGTGGGGCTGGCATCCCCTCACAGCCCGCCCGGACTCCAGACCGCAGGTTGGACTCTTTCTCAGAGTAGTTCGGGATGACGTTGAACTCCCTTCCGTCTTCTTCCTCCTCAGGGTCTTCCACCTAGGAGAGTGCCAAGAGCGAAAAACAGCCTCTTTGCTTCACGTCAACTCTCATGAGTAACTTCTTCACTGGCCATCTAGTGGTAAAACGGTGGACCTGTTGATACTTTACGGGAGCTGCTCgctgagtgaatgagtgagatgtgagggtgtgtgactgggtctgagtgtgagtgtatgagcaAGTGGGTGAGAGCGTAAGGGTTTTGGTGTGGGAAAgacagacagtgacagtgagtgagtgagtgactgtgtgagcaagtgagtgagtgagtgaatgcataagtgagtgagagagtgactgcatgagtgagtgagtgagtgagtgagtgactacTGTTTCTAGAGTTGATGGTTTGCAGATAAAAAGGAAGAGATATTAGATAGAAAGAAAAGAGGTTAGGACAGTTTGAGCAGAGATATCAACAGACATCAACAACATGAGTGAAAAGAGATAAGCTATggcagagaggtggagaggaaaacagatgtaaaaaatgaaagagggaTAAGGGTGTGGGTGAAAGATGGAGGCATAACGAAGGAGTGAATGAATGACGTGGAGATttacagaaagagggagacagatgggtataaatacatgaatattaaCACCAGCTGACTGATACACTGCCTACTGCAAACATCTCTCACTTAAAGAGATTTCTGagatttaaaaacccttttattgggacatcgttcaaccacagaaattactgtacttcaaaataaaaataatagacaatcaacataaagagaaaaactATCAGAaaaactaaccacaggcagaaaagagagaatagatagagaaaagagacagagagagagagagagagagaatgagagtgtgtgtgtgtgtaaaggagGTAAAGACATGCCATTTAGAGGAGTTTGTGTAATCTCACACTAGCCTGTGGAATCTTCTCAAATGTGGGGTGGAATCTGTGATCAGCAGTGTCAGATAAGAAGTCCATCCAGCGCTAGTGCACTCTTGGGCTCTCAGCTGCTTCTCGTTCAGCGGAGCTCAAATAATGAGATTCGATTGAGCTGTGAGCTGAATTCTGCTCTGGGTTTGACACTATCTGACAACTCTCTGATTTACGCTTTCCGAGTGCTCTTGGAGACGtgtaaaaagacaaaaataatggtgtttcttcaaataattttcaaacCCTTGCACCTCTTCGACCAATCTTTAAAATACAGATTGTCTTTCTGCTTAATTAAGACCATTTTGTAttccaattaattaattaatcacgGAAAGGAAGACAAGGGTGCAGATGTTTTTGGTCAATGGGCTGTGATTAGCACTTTAAACTAAAGATCGGTGGCCAATCGCTGCTAATTACCTCATTGATTAATGGAGGTTTAAGTGCAACCGAACTATGGGTCCCTCAGGGCTGAGATCAGGAGCCCCAGTTTGAGGCACTGGTCCAGGTCAGTGGTGTGTGACTCCGTGTTCAGTgattctgtgttcagtgtgctctATTTagagtgggagagggggtgCTCACAGTGCTCAGGTCAGGCAGAACGTTGTCGTCCGGGTCGCCCTGCTGGattttgggggaggggcgcGGCGATGCGGGTGGGGTGTTCTCCTCGGGGCGAAGGGACAAGCTCCCAAATGCACTGATGGCGTTCCCTGTGTAGGGGAGGGACATAGGGTGAGATCTTGTGTGAGATCTTTCCCCCAATGCAAAAAATCACAGATGTTGTGCAGGTAAAATTTCAACTTCTAAATCTTTTCTCTTAATTTTATCCCCAGTTTGGAACACCTAATAACGCTGACACTGCCACGCTCATCACAGTGTCATTGTATTGTTTTCTACTGATAAACAGTGATATTTATAACCTACCGGTATAATTAGTCATGTTCGTGCTCATTACCACACAAATGCTGAACTCTGGGGGCCctagtgtgtgtgggtgtgtgtggatatgcACAGAGTAATTACACGCCAAGCAGTCACAAGACCTAAGACATGcctgacattttttaaaatgtgacgtCCTTTGTTGTTAAAGACAAtgatgtctgtgcatgcatgagtcCCTGTTTGAGCATGCCTATGGACATGCATGCGTGAGCGTTAATGTGCGgatatgcatgtaaatggtaaatggactgcatttatatagcactttacaattgatgcctctcattcacccattcacacacacactcacacaccaacggtgaaaggctgccatgcaaggtaccaatcagctctttgggagcaattaggggttaggtgtctttgacacgcccagggcgggggatcgaaccggcaaccgtccgactgccagacaaccccTCTTACCTCCTCAGCCATGTCCATGCCTAAGCGTCAGCGTACagatatgcatgtacatgcatttgcatcagtgtgtggatatgcatgtgcatgcatgagcaTAAGTGTACAGATATGCATGCGTGAGCGTCAATGTACagatatgcatgtgcatacgtGAGCGTCAGTGTGCGGATATGCATGCTTGAGCGTCAGTGTGCAGACATGCATGTGCCTGCGTGAGCGTCAGTGTACagatatgcatgtgcatacgcGAGCGTCAGtgtgcacatatgcatgtgcatgcatgagcgTCAGTGTGCAAATATGCATGCGCCTGCATGAGTGTCAGTGTGCATATATGGATGCGCCTGCGGGGGCATCAGTGAGCggacatgcatgtgcatgcgtaaACGTCAGTGTGCGGCTATGCATGCGCCTGTGTGAGCGCAGGTCTGACTCACGCAGGCAGCCGTTGCTGCTGAAGGCCTCCAGGATGCGCAGACAGTCCCTCCACTGGTTCCCACTGCCCTCGCAGCTGCACCACTGAGACACCTCCACACTGCTGTTGCTCACATAGTTCGGAGTCATGATGGTGCctgtgaggagggggaggaacctgagctctgtgtctctctttctctctccctatccaatgctctcaccctctctcaaattcaaaatgctttattggcatgacaagatATTTCTAATATTGCCCAGAAACGTAAATCTAGACAAACGGTGTACAGACAAATATAGGCCTATCCTAACATGCTCACTggttttctctctgtttatgGCAAGCTGTTACGTAGTTTGCGGCTAGtccaatacattttctgtgtttccgTAATAAATAGGGGAGCTTTTGGTGATAATTTAAAGTTTCAAATTCTGggcatatttttatgaattttggGTAGAAATTCTGCCTATGGTCCTGGTAAGTTCCACATGTTGTGAGGTACTGTAGCTCTGCCtccaatgtctctctctctttcaatttcaatttcagtttgctTAATTGGCAGGACAGCTAGAGTCATACTGCCAAAGCAACACGTAGAACATACAGGAATATGGAAACCATATATGCAACGTGTAAAATTATGATAATGAGTATTACAAACATATTAAAAGTTATTACTGGTcaatatttgtatatgtatggcacttcctctctctctctcttgctgtctctctcttcacctTGGCCTTCCTCAGCCCCTTATGTCCTCTGTTTCATCCCTCTGTTTGCCCCTTTTCTTCACCTGCAGACCCAGGTGACCCGCCCCTCACCttagccccgcctccctccactcagccccgcccccactctgTGCCTCACCAATGAGGCCAGCGTAGGCCTTCAGACAGGCAGCTCCATTCTCCCTCAGGCAGCCAGACGCAGACAGGGGGGACGGGTGGCAGTTATACTGGAAATCAGCCAGTCTGgatctgcaacacacacacacacatacacacaggcctcaGGATACACATCAGAAGAACAAATggacatgcatgtacacatgtgcaagcacacgcacacacacagacacagacacacatacacacacatgcatacgggcagaacagacagacttggacctcacacacacacacacagtcacatacaaaacagacaaacacatacacacacaagtacacacacacacacgcacacacacacacacacacacacacacacatatgcatacagcATAATCAGACAACACCCGGGTAGCATCCACCATCTCATTGTTTTAAGAGGATGCATACAACCACTGCAATGTAGATATCGATCACCACGTCTGCAGCCGTATCGGAATGACAACATTCAGGAAAAGGTCGCCATAAAGATGAGAAACGACTCTTCACGTCAATATTAATAGTCCTCCAGTAAAACGAGAGGTCCACTGCCCAACGCACATATTTCCGATTCTGTTGACTATCTTGTCGTCGCAAGACTAATAATGTCCAATTACAGCCTTCACAGAAGTCAGATTTTACAGATTACCCTCCTCTAACGCAGTCGCTGCAATTTGCAGCACGACCTATTCGTCTGGATCACCATTATTATCTTCGTCCCAATACATTACTTATGCCACATAGCAACTCATAGCAAAGCGCTCCAGATTAAACTTTCCCCCCAGCACAGAACTGAGTGAATTACCACATTCTGaagacttttattcttcatttttttgacTCATCCTATTATCTTGCATAATGGGGAAATACAAAGGGCATTAGGCATGCATTGCAGAACACggccatttaaatgaatgattcTGTTCAGCTTAAACAAATACTGAAAGGaacaatcataaaaataaaaaaaactatcacatcctgaattattttatattcactgTACCATTAATTTGAGTTGTTGTTTTAAGGTAGGACATATTACAGACTCCATAATGCAGTTTTCTGTCTCAAGTATTGGGAGAATAGCACAACTTTGTTTTAGTCCAATACTCATAATGCTATAGCTTCTAATGTAGCTTAATCCCTTCCATGGATTGGAAAGGTGTATTCATTCAAAACAGaataatttataaatcaataaaataaataaaatatatttgatttatattttgttcattttcattattgtgGAATTCACTACTATTATTATGCTGTGGAGGCAAAAACAGATATTCTCCAAGCCAAACTGTTGACAGTATTTTGCTGtcttgaaaataacaaacactCTTACTTTAGAAAGCATGAAAATTAAAGATTgaagtgaattatttattttagccctTTCAATTCATATCAATATTTTagatgcattgtttttttatagatgtttaaatataaattgaaataaaatattttttctgtattacACATAATATTGCACACCACAGTAGTACAGTATTCAGTTCATGTATGGTATTATAGTTCATGCAAGTTTCCCTTTGTAAATTGTCTTTCAGTCTTTCCTGTGTGTCATAATTCACTTTCATAACAGACGAGTGGAGATATTGAAATATTTCTCTTTATAGAGACAGATGAAGAtttaaatattcagaacaaTGAGGACAATAATTTAACACCAGTGATTGtatgtgcattatttttccaaGATTCATACATTAATCATTCTTCTTTTCATGTGTGAACAGCTTTTGTGTTGATTTATGACCCCATTACACAATTAACTGTATTAAGTGTCAACACAAAaaagtcatgtttttttgttttattttgttttaaaataaatcatttgggATTATGAAGGATCGTTCACTGTTATGTAAAGTAGTCAGGGCAGAGTGAGGTATCGTGAACCGTAAAATGAGTCCACTTTGCAGGTGCCCTTAATGACCGAcagctagtgtgtgtgtatgtgtgtgtgtgcgtgtgtgtgtgagcgtgtgtgtgtgcatgcatgcatgtatgcatgcctgtgtgagtgagtgtgtgtgtgtgcatatgcgtgtgtgtgtgcgtgtgcctgtgcgtgtaagcgtgtgtgtgtgtgtgtacgtgcatgtgtacgtgtgtgtgagtgtgtgtgtgtgtgcatgtgcatgttagGGGTGTTGACGGATGTGTACGTGTTGATGATGTGTGCTGCAGTCAGTGGCAGAGTGAGGTTGTGGCGTGAAGGatgtgtgtcgtgtgtgaggtgcctgtgtgagtgagtgtgtgtgtgtgtgcgtgtgctgtgcgtgtgtgatgttgctgtggcagtgtgtggtgtgtgtgacgtgtgtgtgtgcgtgtgcgtgtgtgtgtgtgtgagcgtgtgtgcatgcacatgagAGCAGCCGACCTGCAGAGCTCGTCCTTCATGCAGTAGGCCTCCAGGCTCAGGCAGTTGGGcttgccctccctctcctggTAGGAGCAGGACGGCACGATGGTCTTGCGCCGGCGCTCGCCGCACAGCGCGTCGGTGCAGGGGCAGAAGAGCACGCCCAGGCTGTACTCGGCCGGCACGCGCTCCAGGAAGCGCCGCAGCGCGCGGTGGCACTTCTGCCGGTTGCAGTGGGCGGAGCCCGGCGCACGCTTGGTGCACGCCACCACGTACTCGGACCGGAGCGACCCGCACTTCTCGAACAGCCCGCAGTCCTGCGCCGCCTTCAGGCACTGGTTCTGACCgtccagagagagggaggaggctgGGAAGGAGACggaggggagagaaacaggaaacgtCATTAGTGACTGGGAGAAATACTGACAGAGCTAGAGAAGGAAAATCCAGACtcagaaagcaaaagtcctCCCCAGCAGTAGAATCACCTGAATTTGCCCATTAGCAggattcttcagccaggagggacaactaattagtgaaatcagctgtctGAGTTCAGGGgcagaagaaacacatggcaggactgaCTGCTAAGGAAAGAGGGATGCTGGGAAGTATACGGAGCTTTATAAACGGACAGTACCTGACACTATAGAGGCCATTCGGGAAGTCCCAATGTTCCTCACCAGGTCCTGCTCCACATCTTCATACGGAGAAACATCATACTCCTCACgtcctgagacagagagaggagtggaagGTCACAAccaaacacgcactcacagccacattaacacacacacacacacacacacacacatgcactcacacacacacacacacacacacatgcactcacagacacattagcacacacacacacacacatgcactcacagacacattagcacacacacacacacacacactcacagccacattagaccacacacacacacacatacacacatgcactcacagacacattagcacacacacacacacacacatgcactcacagacacattagcacacacacacacacacacacgcactccagacacagacacattagcacacacacacacactcacagccacattaacacacacacacacacatacacacatgcactcacagacacattagcacacacacacacacacacacacacacacacacacattccaaacatgcacacacacacacacacacacacatgcactcacagacacattagcacacacacacacatacacacatgcactcacagacacattagcacacacacacacacacacacaccaccacacacattccaaacacaccccacacacacacacacacatgcactcacagacacattagcacacacacacacatacacacatgcactcacagacacattagcacacacacacacacacacacacacagaaacagacacaaaacactctcacacacaaacacacacacacaaacacattccaaacatgcacacacacacacacacacacacatgcactcacagacacattagcacacacacacacacacacacacagaaacagacacaaaaacactctcacacacacacacacacacacacacacacacattccaaacatgcacacacacacacagacacacacataaagatacaaacacaaaatccacaCCCACGAACaccaaaagcacacacacacacattctaaacatgaacgcgcgcacgcacacaaacgcaggACCCTACacccacaatcacacacaataaAGATCTTCCCCCGGCGCTCACCCTGCGAGAACCTGACGGTCCAGTAGACCTTCAGACAGGCGGCCTCGTGCCTCACCCCGCGCTGGCACTTgcagtccagcagggggcggtagTCCTCCAGCGCGCTCTGGGCCTTCAGGCACCGGTGGCGGGCCTCGGGCCCCAGCGGAGAGAGCGCCTCCGCGGACGCGCAGTGGTCCAGCTCCTGGTACAGCACACCGCAGCCGGGCTTCGCTGCGCAGCTCCGCTCCGCCTCCAGGCAGTCCGCCAGCGAGGTGGAGGCCTGTACGCTTCCTGGAAGGTAGAGGGCGATGGTGAGCAACTGCAGAAGCAGCGAGGTGGAGGCCTGTACGCTTCCTGGAAGGTAAAGGGTGATGGTGAGCAACTGCAGAAGCAGCGAGGTGGAGCCCTGTCTGCTTCCTGGAAGGTAGAGGGCAATGGTGAGCAGCTAGAGAAGCGTCCGCACACAGGTGTTCTGGGACAGATTGGGCCGCACACATTTTTTCCCACACTACGTGGAAGAAAATCAAGCAGCAGTAACTGTAGTACTGGATACGCCTTGCCCATTAAATAGATGTAATGCATCCTAGAGATTGATacgcacttttaaaaaatgattgctgGCAGTTG is a window of Anguilla rostrata isolate EN2019 chromosome 9, ASM1855537v3, whole genome shotgun sequence DNA encoding:
- the LOC135263589 gene encoding GDNF family receptor alpha-4-like isoform X2; translation: MSRSADNMIFLGVLLNVFIRGSVQASTSLADCLEAERSCAAKPGCGVLYQELDHCASAEALSPLGPEARHRCLKAQSALEDYRPLLDCKCQRGVRHEAACLKVYWTVRFSQGREEYDVSPYEDVEQDLVRNIGTSRMASIVSASSLSLDGQNQCLKAAQDCGLFEKCGSLRSEYVVACTKRAPGSAHCNRQKCHRALRRFLERVPAEYSLGVLFCPCTDALCGERRRKTIVPSCSYQEREGKPNCLSLEAYCMKDELCRSRLADFQYNCHPSPLSASGCLRENGAACLKAYAGLIGTIMTPNYVSNSSVEVSQWCSCEGSGNQWRDCLRILEAFSSNGCLRNAISAFGSLSLRPEENTPPASPRPSPKIQQGDPDDNVLPDLSTVEDPEEEEDGREFNVIPNYSEKESNLRSGVRAGCEGMPAPPRSLLVPLLLTVPLSWG
- the LOC135263589 gene encoding GDNF family receptor alpha-4-like isoform X1, translated to MSRSADNMIFLGVLLNVFIRGSVQASTSLLLQLLTIALYLPGSVQASTSLADCLEAERSCAAKPGCGVLYQELDHCASAEALSPLGPEARHRCLKAQSALEDYRPLLDCKCQRGVRHEAACLKVYWTVRFSQGREEYDVSPYEDVEQDLVRNIGTSRMASIVSASSLSLDGQNQCLKAAQDCGLFEKCGSLRSEYVVACTKRAPGSAHCNRQKCHRALRRFLERVPAEYSLGVLFCPCTDALCGERRRKTIVPSCSYQEREGKPNCLSLEAYCMKDELCRSRLADFQYNCHPSPLSASGCLRENGAACLKAYAGLIGTIMTPNYVSNSSVEVSQWCSCEGSGNQWRDCLRILEAFSSNGCLRNAISAFGSLSLRPEENTPPASPRPSPKIQQGDPDDNVLPDLSTVEDPEEEEDGREFNVIPNYSEKESNLRSGVRAGCEGMPAPPRSLLVPLLLTVPLSWG